The DNA window ACTGCATCACCGATCTGCGCAGGGATGCCGCTCTGTGGAAAAAAGCATTTATCTACCTCGGCACCAGCCCGAAAGAGATGCGGCCCGGTTTCGTAACCTCCCTGAATGCCGCCTATACGGTTTCTGAACTTAAGGAACTGCTGGCCAAATCCAAACTCAGCCAGGCAGAAATCCGGAAAGACTTTTTCGGAATCTGCATTTCCGGCATCAGATAAAGACGGTGGTAAAAAGGAATACATTATGGTAGACGGAGCATACAGGAGGGGGCAGGAAACCAATAAAATGGTTTCCTGCCCCCTGCTGGTTCTGAATCCTGTATGATTATCCGCCGCTCAGCCCTGTATTACAAACCGCACGGCGTCAGATTACGGAGTGTCAAACTTTAGAACACAACCCGTGTAAATCTTAAACTGTAAACTGTCTCAGCCTTAAATCACAAATTGTCTCATATATCTCTCACTGAGTACCAGGCTCTTAATCACATCTTCATGTGTATCCTCAAAGCTCCTGTCCTCCACTTCAATACAGGTGTATCCCTTATACCCGATATCGTTCAGGGCGCTGACATATTTTGCCCAGTCCACGTCTCCCAGTCCCGGAAGCTTCGGCGCCATGTACTGAAGCGGATATGCCATTGTGCCGACTTCATCCAGCTTATCTTTGTACAGTTTGATGTCTTTGTAATGCACATGGAAGATTTTATCCTTAAATTCATACATCGGTTTAAGATAATCCATCATCTGCCATATAAAATGGCTGGGATCGTAATTCAGGCCAAAGTAATCGCTTGGAATCATCTCAAACATCCTGCGCCAGATCTCCGGCGTCGTCGCCAGGTTCTGTCCTCCCGGCCACTGTGTCTCGTCGAACAGCATCGGGCAGTTCTCGATTGCCACCTTCACCTTGTGCTCCTCGGCAAAACGGATCAGTCCCGGCCAGATTTCACCGAACAGCTCCATGTTTGCTTCGACGCTTTTATTCTGATCACGGCCGATAAAGGAGGTAACCATCCCGATTCCCAGTTTCTCGGATGCCAGGATTACTTTTTTCAGGTGTTCTATATTCGCCGCCCTCTTCTCCAGATCTCCGTCCATCGTGTTCGGATAGAAGGCCAGGGAAGAAATCTCCACCTTCTTTTCTTTACAGTAATTCAGGATATATTCCGCTTTCGCATCGTCCAGTTCATCCACATCGATGTGGCTGACGCCCGCATAGCGGCGCTCCGCCTTGCCGTTCGGCCAGCAGGCCACTTCCACGCATTCATATCCCAGTCCGCTTATCGTGTCAATCATTTCCTCAAAGGACATCCAGTCCAGAATTGCACTCACAAGTCCCAGTTTCATCATTCTACCTCCCGTATCGCATTATCACGTCTCTTACTGGTTCACTTTCACGCTCCTGCCCGTCTCAGAGCTTTCCACGGCGGCAAATACTGCTTTCATGGCCGACAGAGCTTCCTCTCCGCTGATCTCGGGAGGCGTATTGTTCACCAGGCATTCCATAAACAGATCGATTACTCCCGACTTGGTCTGGTTGTCATTCGTCTGTATCTTATCCAGGTCATAGCAGATTTTCTCTCCGCCCTTGAGTTCCACGACAATCGAATGGGCCGGATCGCTGTAAATCTTCATGACTCCCTTTGTTCCGTAGAGAATCGTGGAGTTGTCCTCGGCTCCGTAGCAGGTCCAGCTCGCCGTCATCGTGCCGATGCAGCCGCTCTCCATCTTATAAATGCAGATGGCATTGTCGTCCACGCCAATCAGCCTGCCGGATGAATCCCTCTTGTCGAGAGTGCCCAGAAAGCCAATCACCTCGGCCACTCTGGAGCCGGTCAGATACTGTATCAGATCCGTCTTGTGGATTCCCAGGTCGGCCATGGCGCCCATTACCGCTTTTTCCTTGTCAAAAAACCAAACGCTGCTTCCCGGATCAATGCTCCATGTCTCCGGACCGCCATGGGCAAAATTCGTTTTAAAGGTCACAATATCCCCAATCAGCCCCTCTTTAATCAGCTTACGCGCTTCGGCATGGGCCTTTGCGAGTCTCTGGTTGTGGCCCACCATCAGGAAACGTCCCGTCTCCTTTGCCACGCGGACCATATCCTCACATTCCTTCAGGCTCATTGCCATCGGTTTTTCACAGAGCACGTGTTTTCCCGCCCTCAGGGCCTCGATTGTGATCTGGGCATGGGCATGGTTTGCGACGCAGACGCTGACTGCATCGATCTCTTTGTCGGCGAGAAGCTCCTCATAAGAATCAAATACCTTTCCGCCATACTGTGCGGCCAGTTTCTCAGCCCTCTCCCTGTTTAAGTCATAATATCCTTCCAGCTTAGCATCTGCATTATCTGCATATTCCGGGATGTGCCTGACCTGAGAAATCTTTCCGCAACCGATAATACCGATTTTAAACATTACAAATCCCCCTTAAATTATGTTATGTATTCTGCGCATCTGTATCTTAACTGTCTTTGCCGGCCGAATACTGCGGCCGCCGTTATTTATTCTTTTTCTTAGACTGTGCAAGCACGGCCACGATGATAACGATACCTCTTACAAGGCCGTTTAAGAATGGCGGCACGTTTGCCATAATCAGGATAGTCTGGATAATCCGCAGCATCAGGACGCCCAAAAACGTTCCGATGATTTTTCCGCGTCCGCCTTCCATGGCCGTTCCGCCGATGGCAACCGCGGCAATGGCATCCATCTCATAACCGTCTCCGGCGCTGGCTGCCTGGATGGAAGTCAGGCGGCTTGCCAAAAGAAATGCCGCAAGGCCGTAAAGAATGCCTGCATAGCAGTAAATCATTGTTTTTACATTGCCTACCTTGATACCGGTCAGCCTGGCCGCCTGCTGGTTGGAACCAACGGCGTAAACATAGCGGCCGAATTTCGTCTTGGCCATGATAAAACCGGTCAGCAGGGTAATCAGGATAAAGATAATCATCAAATGCGGAATTCCGAAAATCTTGCCGGACGCAACATAACGGAATGCATCGTACATGCTCTTGTCAACGGTGAAAGGTCCGCCCTGTCCAAGCTGTGTGATAATGGAACGGTAGGCCGAAAAAGTTGCCAGTGTAACGATGAACGGGGCAATATTTCCCTTCGTGATGAACACGCCGTTGATCAGTCCCAGTAAAAGGCCGAATCCAAGGCAGAATAAAAAGCACAGCGTGATACTGTGTGTCTTGTTTAACAGGGAAACCCCCAGTCCTGATATCAGGGCTACGGAGGATCCGACGGAAAGGTCGATCATGCCGGCCGAGATAACAAGGCTCATGCCCATGGCACAGATTCCCACAATCGCGCCCTGTACAAACTGGTTTGTCAGGTTTGTGATTGAGAGGAAGGACGGATTAATAATCACCGCTACAATCAGCAGTAATATAAAGCTCAGCCAGTGGCTGTAGTTTGTCGTTATATTGGACCAAATCTGTTTAAAATCTTTGTCTGAAGTCTTTGCTGTACTCATGCCTGTACCTCCGTTTTCGTTCCTGTCGAAAGAGCCATCACGCCCGCCTCATTCAGTTCTTCTCTCTCGAGTATCCCGTTTATTTTTCCTTTATACATTACGATACACCGGTCGGCAATCTGATAGATTTCCGGGAATTCCGTGCTGAATACCAGGATCCCCTTACCCTGTGAGGCAAGTTCCAGTATCAGCTTGTAAATGGCGTATTTTGCGCCCACATCGATACCCTGGGTCGGGTTATCCATAATCATGACGTCGGCGTCCGTCTCCAGCCATCTGCCCACAATTACCTTCTGTTGGTTTCCGCCCGAAAGGGATGTGATCGGATCTTTCTCACTCCCGACCTTAATCTCCATCTTGCTTCTGTTCTTCTCAAAGCGGTCGTTTTCTTCTTTATTGCTGATGACACACTTTTTATGAAGCAGTGTGAAATATGCCATTGAGTTATTGTCCCTGATGCTTAAGTCCGGGAGGATTCCCCTCTCCTTCCTGTTGCATGGAATCATTGCCACGCGGTGGCGCATTACATCCAGTATGCTCCTGGTGTTCAGTTTGCCGTTCCGTGTCGCAACCGTGCCGCCCTTCGACGGCGTGGCTCCGAATAATGCCGTGGCCAGCTCTCCGCTTCCGGCTCCCTGAAGGCCGGTAATCGCGATTACCTCGCCTTTGTGGAGATCAAAGGTAATATCTTCGAATGTCTCCCCGGTCAGCCCGCTCACCGACAGTACGACCTCTTCCTCCATGCACGATTCCTGCTGCTCTTTCAGGTTCGCGTTGACAAAGGTCTTTCCAATCAGAAGCTCGGTGGCCTGATGTTCATTGATATCCTTTATAAAGCCGGTTTCGATAAACTTGCCGTCCCTGAGAACCGTGTATTTATCACAGATTGTAAAAATCTCCGGCATCTTATGGGAAATATAAATGAAACTTACTCCCTGCCCCTTAAGGCGCCTCATGATTGTAAACAGGTTTTCGATTTCCTGGTTGTTCAGGGCCGTGGTAGGCTCATCCATGATGATAAGCTCGGACTGGAACAGAAGGGCTTTGGCTATCTCGACCAGCTGCTTTTTGGCCGTCTCCAGCTCCCCTACCAGAGCCGTGGCGTCAATCTTTACATTCATGCTGTCCAGCACTTCCTGCGCCCTCTTAATCTCCGTCTTCTTCTCTACCATTCCTGCTTTATTCGTAAGTTCTTCGCCCAGGAACATATTTTCATAAACCTTCAAATCATTACACAGGTTAAGTTCCTGGTGAATGAACCGGATTTTCATTTCCATTGACTTCTGAGGAGTCATATTTGTAATTTCATTGCCGTCAATTATTATTTTCCCGGAGGTGGGAGGAAAATTGCCGGATAAAATATTCATTAATGTGGTTTTGCCTGCCCCGTTTTCTCCCAGCAGGCCGTGGATTTCTCCGCTTCCTATCTGAAAATCCACATCCTGAAGCGCCAGGACGGGACCAAATTCCTTGCTGATTTTTTGCATTTCCAATTTCATAGTTGGAACCTCCTCTACAGGAAAAGCCGGCCGGTTAATAACCGACCGGCTTATCACTCCTTGATGACGGTGAAAAGTCCGCGGAGCGTGCTTTTCATCGTTAATTACGGTAAAACTGCGCAAAGCGCGCTGTTACTGTTCACTCCGTGCCCAGTAACACGCTGCGCGATGCACAGAAACGGCAAAAAACGCCTTTTCGCGCCGCAACCCTCGGGTTTTCTGTGACTTTCGCTACGCTCCACTCACAAAAAAACACCTCGCGGAATACTACCTGTGAACAGTAACAGCGCGCTTTCATCACTACTGTAAGCTGTAACGAATCTTGTATAAGTCAGATTCCATGTATTCTTTGTAGTTGCTCTTGTCGATCATCTCGGTCGGGATCAGATAGCTTGCATCCAGAGTTTTCCCTTCGAGTACGTCAAGTCCAAGGTCAACGGCGTCACGTACCATGGATGGGGAGAATGTATAGGTCATAAAGTCGATGCCCTCAAGTCCGGAACCTTCATATAATTTCATGAAGCCCTCTCCACCGGATACGCCGGAGATAAGTTTGATGTTCAGTTTAGCCGGTCCGTTGTAGTTCTTTAACGCTTCAACAATACCGAATACGATCTCGTCGTCATGTGTGAAGATAGCCTGTACGGATTCGATTTCTTCCACACTCTTTGTGTTTAAGAAGTCTTCCATCTGCTCCATTGCTTTCTGCTGGCTCCAGTCTGTGGAGAATTCCTGGATCTTCTTGAAGTTCTTGTCTGCCGTCTTCCAGAAACCGTTGGAACGCTGCATTGGAACGGTAGAAGAGTCACCCTTGAATTCAAGCATTCCTACTTCGCCTGCTGCCAGTTCATCTTTGAAGTATTCGCTGAAGTATTTGCCTGCGCCTTCGCCGATTGCATCGTTGTCGCCCATGATCCAGCTTGTCGGCTCAAAACCTTCGATCAGACGGTCATAGATGATTAACGGAACGCCTGCGTCCTGTACCTGCTGTGCCGCACTTCTGAGCTCGTCGCCTGTTACAGGCCAGAGAACCATAACGTCTGGGTTAAGTCCTAAGATTGTTTCTACTGCGTTGCTCTGTTCGCCTGACTCTGCTGCCGTCATGAATTTGTAATCAAATCCGTACTTTTCAGCCAGTAATTTAACTTCTGCCTCGCAGTGCTGGATGGATTCTGCTGTAAATCCGTGGTCGGCTGCCGGTGTAACAACACCCATCATCTTACCTTTTAAATCGGTTACTTCGGCTGCTGCGCTCTCCGGAGCCGCTGTCTCCTCTGCCGCTTCTTTGGTCTCGGCCTGTGTTTCTGCTACTGTAGCTGCTGCCGTCTCCGCCGGTTTCTGGCTGGAACACGCCGTAAGGGACATTGCCATTGCTGATGCGAGTACTACTGCCAAAACTTTTTTCATGTTTCTTCCTCCTTGTTTTTGCTTTTTTGGATACTTCTCCATTTTTTATCCTAAGACTCTGTTTGAGCCGTAGAATCACGAATTACCAGCTTGTGCTCCAGGTAGATTTTCCCCTTTCCCTCCCCGGATTCTATCTGCTCGATGAGCATGTGGGCGCTGGTCTTGCCCAGTGGGTAGAGCGGCTGTGACACCGTTGTCAGCATCGGATTCATCATCGTCGCATACTCGACGTCGTCAAATCCCACCACCGAGAGTTCACCAGGAACAGAAAGTCCCAGTTCTCCGGCGGCTCTGATGGCCCCCATTGCCAATACGTCAGAGATGCAGAATATGGCCGTCGGCCTGTCAGGGCGCTTGAGAAGCTCCCTTGCCGCCGCAATACCGCTCTGGAAACTGTAATCGCGGTCTGCATACGCCATATATTCCTTTCGTACAGGAAGTCCCAGCTTTTCCATCTCCGCCTCATATCCCTTCCGGCGGTCTTCACTGCTGACAAACTGGTTGACACTTCCTACAAAGCCTATCTTTTCGTGGCCCAGGCTGCGGAGATATCTCACCACCTGTGCGGCCGCTGCAAAATTATCTATGGAAACGTGCGCGATATCCGCATCCTTGCAGAATTCACAGCACTGGACGATCGGGACCTTGTCCGCAATCTCCTTTACATCTTTGTCATCTTTATCTACGCACAGCATCACTGCGCCGTCGGCCTGGCCGTCAAACAGAAGCTCGATAAATTCCCGTTCACGCCCTTCATCGCCATTGGTAATGCAGAGCATGGTGCCGAACCGGTACCGCCTTGCCTCGTCCTCAATTCCCGCCACAATCGATGAGTAAAACGGGTTACTGATGGTTGGCACAAGGATTAAAAGCATCCTGCTCTCTTTTCTCCTCAGCCTGCGTCCCCACACATTGGGCTGATAATTGAGCTTTGCAATGGCCAGATTGACCTTTTCATGTGCCGCAGGCGATACCGGGCCGTTCTTATTCAGCACCCTGCTGACCGTGGCGACCGATACTCCCGCTTCTCTTGCTACATCTGCTATCGTAATCATAATTTCCTCATTCCCTTCTGCCGCTGCCGTTCACTTTGGCCGTAACCGGCCGCACTGCGGACAACAGCATACTCTCTTTTGTCTGCTCCCTGGTCGGTGATTATGTGTAATCGATTACACTTTACACATAAATTATACTTTGGAATGAGAAAACAAGCAAGCACTTTTCGGAAATCAGTGTTTCCAACAACCTTTATGTATCATAGGCTTCTCAGCCATCCCCTGATTTAACAGGCGCTTAGTGCCTGTGGTTCTGTAAATGTGTAATCGTTTACACATTTCAGCTTAAAAATAGAAATTCCGATTTTGGAACCTCTCCCATTTTGGATTATTTTCAGTATAACAGTTTAGGGATAAAAGTCAAGACATTTCTAATATTTTGCACATAAGTGCTGAAAATCAGTCTCAGTTTTTATACACTTTGCCGAAAATTTGAGAATACTGTATCCAAATTTCAGGACACAGAGGACGGAGGTGTTTTCCGGTCAGGCTCCCTCCGGTCAGATTCTCTCGGTTTTAACCGCACAAGGCGCCCAAAAATTTCTCCGGGCGCCTCAGACAAACTATTTTTTCCTTATATCGGCAGTTCTTCCTTCGGTGACTAGAATTTATGGCATATGCCATGAATCCTACAGAATGTCAGCTCAGCCTCCCAGTCCCATAAATCCCGGGACAAGGGACATGAACAGCGGGTTAAATATATCCACGCACAGTACGGAAAAAGCAGGATACAGAATCCATGCAATATGGGAATATCCATATTTATCCATGACGGCCCTCTCATTGGCGACCGCATTGGAGCCCGAACCCATTCCCATGCCAATCAGTCCGGCGCACATACAGGCAGCGTTGTAATCGCTGTGATACATTTTAAAGCCGATAAAGTAGGTAAAGACAAGCGTCGCTGCCGTAACTACGAACAGAATGATAAGCATCGGCCCTACCGCATTTGTGATCCGGCTCAAATCCATCGTCATGATCGTGATCGCCAGGAAAATATCCAGGGAAATATGCTCCACTGTTTCCACTTCGGGAAGATGGATTTCCACATGACAGGCCTCCAGCACGTTCCGGGCAATGGCTCCGGCAAAAAGGCAGCCAATAAAATAGGGCATCTCAATATACGGAATCCGACTGAGCAGCATATAAATCGGGATTCCGCAGGCAGCGATGATTGTAATCATACATACCGTGTTTAAAAGCTTCCCTGTTTCCAGGGCCACTTTTTCCTCCCCGCTTCCCGCCTGCAGCACATTATCCCCTGGATCGGCTTTCAGGTTATGCTTCTTAATCAGCATTACGGCGAGAGGACCTCCGGTGAGGCTCCCGAGAATCATGCCGACCGTGGCTGCCGACACACCGATTTCCGTTGCTCCCACAGCCCCCATTTTTTCATATACAGGACCGAACGCGGATGTCGTACCCACGCCTCCGGCCAATGCTCCCGTGCCAATCTGGATTCCCAAAAGAGGATGAAGCCCCAGCATCTGGGCCAGGAACATCCCCAGAAAGCCCTGGAGCAGTACGAGGAGCAGCACCGACAGCGCTATTCCGGCACAGAATTTCTTTCCACGCTCCAACAGTGTCTTGCTGAATCCAAATCCCACACAGGTAAAAAACAGATTCATCAGGTGGCTGCCCAGTGTCGGCGTCCACTGGACCGTAAAAAGCCCTGTTATCTTTAGATAACTAAGAATGAGGGCCACCAGAAGTCCGCCGACCACCGGCGCCGGGATCCCCCAGTCCTGAAAGGGTTTCACTCTACGTACAATGGCCTTCCCCAAAAAGACCATAAGACATCCGAATCCCGTTGTAGCCAGCAGATCCAGGGTTAATGTTGAGGTTGCTGCATCAAATCCCATAAAATTTCCTCCCACTTTTAATAATGTTCACTTGGCATGCCTGCTATAATATTAATATACGAATGTGAGATTCTTTGCAACTGTTTTCAGTCTTCTTTAACATCTTTTGAATATATGTTATAAAAATGAAATAATTTGTATACATAAAAAACTTTTTCAAACATTTATTCTCAATTGTACTTACAAATCTTACTAAAGATACTAAAATTACTAAAGCTTGTTCTATATAAACAGTGGATAAACCCGCTCCCTGTTCCGGCCGGCCACTTCCAGGCCTCCTCCCAGTCCGAGTGCTCCTCCGTGCACTTGTCCCGAAACACAAAAAATTTGGCGCAGCCGGAGGTTTAATAAGTCCTCTCAGCCGCGCCATATACATTTTTTTATTTAACCACCGGAAGTTTCATTACAATCTTCGTATAGGACTGCTGCTCCGCCGTATGGCGCACTGCCTTATGCCCGTCGTGTGGGAAAGCAATGTAGCACATTCCTGCCGTAATTTTCATTGTATTTTCTTCGGAGCCTGTATAAGCAGCTTTGTCTTTATCGCCGTCATACTCCCCTTCTTCCCTCAAGTCTTCCAGATCCGCCCAGGCAATCTCCTCGCTGCCTTCCAGGACAATCTGAACGTCCACGTACTTCCTGTGGGCCTCAAACGTCCCCTCGGCCATCGGCTTTGTATCGCCCTTCTGGACCATGAAGAATCCGCCGTCAAACTCGTATTTACCGGATTCAGGATTGCGCAGGGCCTCCACGGCCTGCAGTCCGTTCTCCAGATTGTTAAGCATACAACTGTAAAACCGGATGTTGTCAAATTTATCGATAATCATACTCTTTATTTCTCCTTTACCCCATCAGACACAGCTTTTCGCCATTGTACCTGCCGAGGCTTTTGCTTCCTTATGCCTCTTGCCCTGAATGTAGAAATAAACCAGAATTGCGACTCCCATCGGAATACCAATCAGTGTTGTGATATTTTCAGGAATGATGATGAAAATAGCAACACATGCAAGGAGAATACGGACAACCGGGCTCTTAATCGGCACAAACAGGTAGCCCGCAATACCGCCTGCCAGGAAGATGATGCCGTATGCCATAATCGCCGTATTGACGATTACTTCCGTCACGGTTCCCTGAAGCAGGAGCGCCGGATGGAACACAAACACGTAAGGTGTCAGGAAGGACACAAGCGCATAGGCGAATGCCGTCCAGCCCGTCTTCCAGGAGCTGGCCCCCGCGATACCGGCGGCCGTAAAGGATGCCAGGCATACCGGCGGTGTAATCTGTGCGATAACGCCAAAGTAGAA is part of the [Clostridium] symbiosum genome and encodes:
- a CDS encoding sugar phosphate isomerase/epimerase, coding for MKLGLVSAILDWMSFEEMIDTISGLGYECVEVACWPNGKAERRYAGVSHIDVDELDDAKAEYILNYCKEKKVEISSLAFYPNTMDGDLEKRAANIEHLKKVILASEKLGIGMVTSFIGRDQNKSVEANMELFGEIWPGLIRFAEEHKVKVAIENCPMLFDETQWPGGQNLATTPEIWRRMFEMIPSDYFGLNYDPSHFIWQMMDYLKPMYEFKDKIFHVHYKDIKLYKDKLDEVGTMAYPLQYMAPKLPGLGDVDWAKYVSALNDIGYKGYTCIEVEDRSFEDTHEDVIKSLVLSERYMRQFVI
- a CDS encoding Gfo/Idh/MocA family oxidoreductase, producing MFKIGIIGCGKISQVRHIPEYADNADAKLEGYYDLNRERAEKLAAQYGGKVFDSYEELLADKEIDAVSVCVANHAHAQITIEALRAGKHVLCEKPMAMSLKECEDMVRVAKETGRFLMVGHNQRLAKAHAEARKLIKEGLIGDIVTFKTNFAHGGPETWSIDPGSSVWFFDKEKAVMGAMADLGIHKTDLIQYLTGSRVAEVIGFLGTLDKRDSSGRLIGVDDNAICIYKMESGCIGTMTASWTCYGAEDNSTILYGTKGVMKIYSDPAHSIVVELKGGEKICYDLDKIQTNDNQTKSGVIDLFMECLVNNTPPEISGEEALSAMKAVFAAVESSETGRSVKVNQ
- a CDS encoding ABC transporter permease, which codes for MSTAKTSDKDFKQIWSNITTNYSHWLSFILLLIVAVIINPSFLSITNLTNQFVQGAIVGICAMGMSLVISAGMIDLSVGSSVALISGLGVSLLNKTHSITLCFLFCLGFGLLLGLINGVFITKGNIAPFIVTLATFSAYRSIITQLGQGGPFTVDKSMYDAFRYVASGKIFGIPHLMIIFILITLLTGFIMAKTKFGRYVYAVGSNQQAARLTGIKVGNVKTMIYCYAGILYGLAAFLLASRLTSIQAASAGDGYEMDAIAAVAIGGTAMEGGRGKIIGTFLGVLMLRIIQTILIMANVPPFLNGLVRGIVIIVAVLAQSKKKNK
- a CDS encoding sugar ABC transporter ATP-binding protein; its protein translation is MKLEMQKISKEFGPVLALQDVDFQIGSGEIHGLLGENGAGKTTLMNILSGNFPPTSGKIIIDGNEITNMTPQKSMEMKIRFIHQELNLCNDLKVYENMFLGEELTNKAGMVEKKTEIKRAQEVLDSMNVKIDATALVGELETAKKQLVEIAKALLFQSELIIMDEPTTALNNQEIENLFTIMRRLKGQGVSFIYISHKMPEIFTICDKYTVLRDGKFIETGFIKDINEHQATELLIGKTFVNANLKEQQESCMEEEVVLSVSGLTGETFEDITFDLHKGEVIAITGLQGAGSGELATALFGATPSKGGTVATRNGKLNTRSILDVMRHRVAMIPCNRKERGILPDLSIRDNNSMAYFTLLHKKCVISNKEENDRFEKNRSKMEIKVGSEKDPITSLSGGNQQKVIVGRWLETDADVMIMDNPTQGIDVGAKYAIYKLILELASQGKGILVFSTEFPEIYQIADRCIVMYKGKINGILEREELNEAGVMALSTGTKTEVQA
- a CDS encoding substrate-binding domain-containing protein, whose amino-acid sequence is MKKVLAVVLASAMAMSLTACSSQKPAETAAATVAETQAETKEAAEETAAPESAAAEVTDLKGKMMGVVTPAADHGFTAESIQHCEAEVKLLAEKYGFDYKFMTAAESGEQSNAVETILGLNPDVMVLWPVTGDELRSAAQQVQDAGVPLIIYDRLIEGFEPTSWIMGDNDAIGEGAGKYFSEYFKDELAAGEVGMLEFKGDSSTVPMQRSNGFWKTADKNFKKIQEFSTDWSQQKAMEQMEDFLNTKSVEEIESVQAIFTHDDEIVFGIVEALKNYNGPAKLNIKLISGVSGGEGFMKLYEGSGLEGIDFMTYTFSPSMVRDAVDLGLDVLEGKTLDASYLIPTEMIDKSNYKEYMESDLYKIRYSLQ
- a CDS encoding LacI family DNA-binding transcriptional regulator, translating into MITIADVAREAGVSVATVSRVLNKNGPVSPAAHEKVNLAIAKLNYQPNVWGRRLRRKESRMLLILVPTISNPFYSSIVAGIEDEARRYRFGTMLCITNGDEGREREFIELLFDGQADGAVMLCVDKDDKDVKEIADKVPIVQCCEFCKDADIAHVSIDNFAAAAQVVRYLRSLGHEKIGFVGSVNQFVSSEDRRKGYEAEMEKLGLPVRKEYMAYADRDYSFQSGIAAARELLKRPDRPTAIFCISDVLAMGAIRAAGELGLSVPGELSVVGFDDVEYATMMNPMLTTVSQPLYPLGKTSAHMLIEQIESGEGKGKIYLEHKLVIRDSTAQTES
- a CDS encoding sodium/glutamate symporter, with protein sequence MGFDAATSTLTLDLLATTGFGCLMVFLGKAIVRRVKPFQDWGIPAPVVGGLLVALILSYLKITGLFTVQWTPTLGSHLMNLFFTCVGFGFSKTLLERGKKFCAGIALSVLLLVLLQGFLGMFLAQMLGLHPLLGIQIGTGALAGGVGTTSAFGPVYEKMGAVGATEIGVSAATVGMILGSLTGGPLAVMLIKKHNLKADPGDNVLQAGSGEEKVALETGKLLNTVCMITIIAACGIPIYMLLSRIPYIEMPYFIGCLFAGAIARNVLEACHVEIHLPEVETVEHISLDIFLAITIMTMDLSRITNAVGPMLIILFVVTAATLVFTYFIGFKMYHSDYNAACMCAGLIGMGMGSGSNAVANERAVMDKYGYSHIAWILYPAFSVLCVDIFNPLFMSLVPGFMGLGG
- a CDS encoding YhcH/YjgK/YiaL family protein, with protein sequence MIIDKFDNIRFYSCMLNNLENGLQAVEALRNPESGKYEFDGGFFMVQKGDTKPMAEGTFEAHRKYVDVQIVLEGSEEIAWADLEDLREEGEYDGDKDKAAYTGSEENTMKITAGMCYIAFPHDGHKAVRHTAEQQSYTKIVMKLPVVK